One Papaver somniferum cultivar HN1 chromosome 10, ASM357369v1, whole genome shotgun sequence genomic window carries:
- the LOC113317149 gene encoding zinc finger CCCH domain-containing protein 65-like, whose protein sequence is MGEAIHSGFRRRRSHLKSKTVDTLLKIMSLCADDQESQNSLPVVSDAINSGVRRNGSENELVKDKSAEVVLGLEDSAILDDEVGSFVIKEPQQRNVDEAKVVDEHITNEILEPITHTEDMQVQSSSSEPKVVNEVAGEHQQEETCLAELVNLDSSVSLPADTGIENVVAGEQQQEETSLSEQVNLDSAASLLTDMDIEDGEIPDGLGLYNELVDLIHEDLASNEEKSVGKDQSQHGVIKESEFEARQQDDLGAVEKYMSSTCTPEEILMKKNKRKLDRDYAVGVGNRNLKRGYGDDLLLGAGNGGKEIEEANVDAPAKKACLIDRNLEQGYGDDRLQQAGNTRGENSEAKVAAITKEVELCNRKLERGYDDDWLGDAGTSGKDICEAEVHEKTKKNTKVVEKRLRVVGKERKEKKKMNGRKKRAQTRREQGVKRLRIEPQISKPKPPKYCEFYLKGRCQKGDSCKFSHDTTPLTKSQPCKFLALQQCLKGDDCPFDHQLSKYPCNNFASNGSCYRGDKCLFSHKIAETPKPSDVTPTEAVSQHSPNNINTKRSQNTKNISPCTLDKVSSGGSLKTPSTTGSQVHKNPEQSVLEKLRSPAQPPKGVTLLSFGNSPSNNSSVRPPAQPPKGVTLLSFGNSPPNHSSIRPAVQPPKGVTLLSFGNSPLNNSSNKTNSNGTEASTQKDQETLKTPQSSNELFQKTTPSTLASASQCSQNPLQNAQNKNSAQSSPSSSALSFAAKYESEMMKNRSKIPTGLCTTTTSNSSKTPSSSTAASSSIDNIQNRLLKASPLLQEFLFGFGGTDGKL, encoded by the exons ATGGGAGAAGCAATTCATTCTGGGTTTCGTCGTAGACGATCTCATCTGAAGAGTAAAACAGTCGATACTCTTCTCAAAATCATGTCTTTATGTGCTGATGATCAAGAatctcagaattctcttccaGTCGTATCTGATGCCATAAATTCAG GTGTTCGAAGAAATGGCTCAGAGAATGAATTGGTAAAAGATAAGAGTGCTGAGGTGGTTTTAG GACTTGAAGATTCGGCGATTCTAGATGACGAGGTTGGTTCTTTTGTAATCAAGGAACCACAGCAAAGGAATGTTGATGAGGCCAAAGTTGTTGATGAACACATAACGAATGAAATTCTGGAACCAATTACACATACAGAAGATATGCAAGTGCAAAGTTCTTCATCTGAGCCGAAAGTTGTGAATGAAGTGGCAGGTGAACATCAGCAAGAAGAGACGTGTTTAGCGGAACTGGTTAATTTGGATTCTTCTGTTTCTTTACCCGCTGACACGGGCATTGAGAATGTTGTGGCAGGTGAACAACAGCAAGAAGAGACGTCTTTGTCAGAACAAGTTAATCTGGATTCTGCTGCTTCTTTGCTCACTGATATGGACATTGAAGATGGTGAAATTCCCGATGGGTTAGGTCTCTATAATGAATTAGTCGATTTGATACATGAGGATCTTGCATCGAATGAAGAAAAGAGCGTTGGCAAAGACCAGAGTCAGCATGGAGTTATTAAGGAGAGCGAGTTCGAGGCTCGACAACAGGATGATTTGGGGGCAGTTGAAAAATATATGTCATCAACTTGTACTCCGGAAGAAATTCTGATGAAAAAGAACAAGAGGAAACTTGATAGAGATTATGCAGTAGGTGTTGGTAATAGAAATCTCAAACGGGGTTATGGGGATGATTTGCTGCTAGGAGCAGGAAATGGTGGAAAGGAAATTGAGGAAGCCAATGTGGATGCACCTGCAAAAAAGGCATGTTTGATTGATAGAAATCTTGAACAAGGTTATGGGGATGATCGGTTGCAACAGGCAGGGAATACTAGAGGCGAAAATAGTGAAGCTAAAGTGGCTGCAATAACAAAAGAGGTAGAGCTTTGTAATAGAAAACTCGAACGGGGTTATGATGATGATTGGTTGGGAGATGCAGGAACCAGTGGGAAGGATATTTGTGAGGCCGAAGTGCATGAAAAAACAAAGAAG AACACGAAAGTAGTTGAAAAGAGATTAAGAGTTGTTggtaaagaaagaaaagaaaagaaaaag ATGAACGGGCGAAAAAAGAGAGCACAAACGCGAAGAGAACAAGGAGTCAAGAGGTTGAGAATTGAACCacaaatttcaaaaccaaaaccacCAAAGTACTGCGAAttttatcttaaaggaagatgtcAGAAG GGTGATTCCTGCAAATTTTCCCATGATACAACTCCATTGACGAAATCCCAG CCATGTAAGTTTTTGGCACTCCAACAGTGCTTGAAAGGTGATGACTGTCCATTTGATCACCAACTCTCCAAGTATCCATGTAACAACTTCGCTTCCAATGGTTCTTGTTACAGAGGAGATAAATGCTTGTTCTCACACAAG ATTGCGGAAACTCCTAAACCATCTGACGTTACCCCAACAGAAGCAGTGTCTCAGCATTCGCCGAATAACATAAATACGAAGAGAAGTCAGAACACAAAGAACATTTCTCCTTGTACACTCGATAAAGTATCCAGTGGGGGGTCTCTGAAGACCCCCTCAACAACAGGAAGCCAAGTCCACAAGAATCCTGAGCAGAGTGTGTTGGAAAAACTGAGATCACCTGCACAACCACCTAAAGGAGTTACATTACTCTCATTCGGCAACTCACCTTCAAATAACTCCAGTGTGAGACCACCTGCACAACCGCCTAAAGGAGTAACATTACTCTCATTCGGCAATTCACCTCCGAATCACTCCAGTATAAGACCAGCTGTGCAACCACCTAAAGGAGTAACATTACTCTCATTTGGCAATTCGCCTCTGAATAACTCCAGTAATAAGACGAACTCTAATGGCACTGAAGCAAGCACTCAAAAAGATCAAGAGACATTGAAAACTCCCCAAAGTTCGAATGAGCTGTTCCAGAAGACTACACCGTCAACACTGGCTTCTGCAAGTCAATGTTCACAAAACCCATTACAGAACGCCCAGAACAAGAATTCAGCTCAAagttcaccatcatcatcagccTTGTCTTTTGCAGCCAAGTATGAATCTGAAATGATGAAGAACCGGTCAAAAATTCCCACCGGCTtgtgcaccaccaccacctccaacagTAGTAAGACACCGAGCAGCAGCACAGCTGCCAGTTCAAGCATTGATAACATCCAAAATCGATTACTGAAAGCCTCTCCATTACTTCAAGAATTCTTGTTCGGTTTTGGTGGAACTGATGGTAAACTGTAA